CAGCAACAGCGCCAGCATCCACCAGCGCGCGCATCGTGCCTGCATCGAACACCTCCCTGGGGTCGTCGCGAGGCTGGCGCCGTAGTGCCAGCTGCGCCACCTTAGCGCGGCGGCGCCACTCCGGGTGCGATGTCCGTCACGCTGTGCGGCCGGCTATGCCTTCTTCGGCCGCTTCCAGTCTTCGCGCGTGGTCTGCCGTGCCCGCGCCACGGTGAGCTGGCCGGCCGGCGCATCGCGGGTGATCACCGACCCGGCGCCGATGGTCGCGCCGGTGCCGATCGTCAGCGGCGCCACCAGCGCGCTGTTGGAGCCGACGAACACGTCGTCGCCGATGTTGGTCTGCCACTTGTTCACGCCGTCGTAGTTGCAGGTGATGGTGCCGGCGCCGATGTTGACCCCGCTGCCGATCACCGCATCGCCGAGATAGCTCAGATGGTTGGCCTTGCTGCCCACGCCGAGCACCACCTTCTTGGTCTCGACGAAGTTGCCGATGTGCACGCCGTCGGCCAGCACCGTGCCCGGCCGCAGCCGCGCGAACGGGCCGATCTGCACCGCGCCCTCGGTGACCACGCCTTCCAGGTCGCAGTGCGCGCGCACTTCGGTGCCCGGGCCCAGCACCACGTCCTTGAGCCGCACGAACGGGCCGATGCGCACCCCGTCGCCCAGTTCCACCTCGCCTTCCAGCACCACGTTCACGTCGATGCACACGTCGCGGCCGACGCGCACGCGGCCGCGCTGGTCCACGCGGCCGGGGTCGAGCAGGTGCGCGCCCTGCTCGCACAGCGCGCGCGCCGCGCGCAGCTGCCAGGCGCGTTCCAGCTGCGCCAGCTGCCACGGGTCGTTGGCGCCTTCGGCCTCGATCGGGTCGGCCACCAGCACCATCTCCGCCGG
The Xanthomonas sp. AM6 DNA segment above includes these coding regions:
- the glmU gene encoding bifunctional UDP-N-acetylglucosamine diphosphorylase/glucosamine-1-phosphate N-acetyltransferase GlmU — protein: MSLPLHVVILAAGAGKRMKSAKPKVLQPIAGRPMLAHVIETARRLQPAAIHVVYGHGGDAVRAAFGDQPDLLWAEQAQQLGTGHAVQQAMAAVPDAATVLVLYGDVPLIRADTLLRLLHSPGRLAVLVAEPEDPSGYGRIVRDAAGKVAAIVEHKEADDEQRRIRAINTGIVTAESTALKRWLAQLRSDNAQGEYYLTDVFAAAAAEFTPAEMVLVADPIEAEGANDPWQLAQLERAWQLRAARALCEQGAHLLDPGRVDQRGRVRVGRDVCIDVNVVLEGEVELGDGVRIGPFVRLKDVVLGPGTEVRAHCDLEGVVTEGAVQIGPFARLRPGTVLADGVHIGNFVETKKVVLGVGSKANHLSYLGDAVIGSGVNIGAGTITCNYDGVNKWQTNIGDDVFVGSNSALVAPLTIGTGATIGAGSVITRDAPAGQLTVARARQTTREDWKRPKKA